A window of the Gordonia humi genome harbors these coding sequences:
- a CDS encoding sulfite exporter TauE/SafE family protein: MTVADLSILVGAGFLAGLVGYVTGLASIISYPALLFVGLGPLAANVTNTVALVAVGIGSFAKSGRDLVDHLGGRALARSGGAALAGGAVGALLLLVAPDGVFAVVVPYLVAFASIALLIQPRLRTWISGGVDRPVLWLICVFAVSVYGGYFGAGAGVAFVALALLVTSLPLPRAMILKSTLLGIANGVAAVGFMIFGPVEWAAVAAMGLGCLVGGWAGPPVVARLPVTALRIAIGVAGLGLAVWLAVS, translated from the coding sequence ATGACCGTCGCCGACCTGTCGATCCTGGTCGGCGCCGGTTTCCTCGCCGGACTCGTCGGCTACGTGACGGGACTGGCGAGCATCATCAGCTATCCGGCCCTGCTGTTCGTGGGGTTGGGGCCGTTGGCCGCCAATGTGACGAACACCGTCGCGCTGGTGGCCGTCGGCATCGGCAGTTTCGCCAAATCCGGTCGCGACCTGGTCGATCACCTCGGCGGGCGGGCGCTCGCCCGCAGCGGAGGTGCGGCCCTGGCCGGGGGAGCGGTCGGCGCGCTGCTCCTGCTCGTCGCGCCGGACGGCGTCTTCGCGGTGGTCGTGCCGTACCTCGTCGCGTTCGCCTCGATCGCCCTGCTGATCCAGCCCAGACTGCGGACGTGGATCTCCGGCGGCGTCGACCGTCCCGTGCTATGGCTGATCTGCGTGTTCGCGGTATCGGTGTACGGCGGCTACTTCGGTGCGGGCGCCGGTGTCGCCTTCGTCGCGTTGGCTCTGCTGGTCACCTCGCTGCCGCTGCCGCGGGCCATGATCCTGAAATCGACGCTGCTCGGCATCGCGAACGGGGTCGCCGCGGTCGGCTTCATGATCTTCGGCCCCGTCGAGTGGGCGGCCGTGGCGGCGATGGGGCTGGGCTGTCTGGTCGGTGGTTGGGCCGGGCCTCCGGTCGTCGCCCGGCTGCCGGTCACCGCGCTCCGCATCGCCATCGGTGTCGCGGGTCTGGGGCTCGCCGTGTGGCTGGCCGTGAGCTGA
- a CDS encoding ArsR/SmtB family transcription factor, giving the protein MSDDQLSQVFSALADPTRRDIIARLSAADATVNELAQPYDVSLQAVSKHIRVLEDAGLVTRTRDAQRRPVHLDAEVFDLMTKWIERYRRQAEARYQRLDAVLAEMNESPRTSRPEEDAS; this is encoded by the coding sequence ATGTCCGACGATCAGTTGTCGCAAGTCTTCTCGGCCCTGGCCGATCCGACGCGGCGCGACATCATCGCCCGGTTGAGTGCGGCCGACGCCACCGTCAACGAGTTGGCGCAGCCGTACGACGTGAGTCTTCAGGCGGTGTCCAAGCACATCCGAGTGCTCGAGGACGCCGGTCTGGTGACACGTACTCGCGACGCCCAGCGTCGCCCCGTCCACCTGGACGCGGAGGTGTTCGATCTGATGACGAAATGGATCGAACGCTATCGGCGGCAGGCGGAGGCGAGATACCAGCGGCTCGACGCGGTGCTCGCCGAGATGAACGAATCACCCCGCACGTCCCGTCCCGAGGAGGACGCATCATGA
- the purH gene encoding bifunctional phosphoribosylaminoimidazolecarboxamide formyltransferase/IMP cyclohydrolase gives MNATADRRPLPRRVAVRRALVSVYDKTGLTELAITLHAADVEIVSTGSTAKTIAAAGVPVIEVSELTGFPECLEGRVKTLHPRVHAGVLADTRKADHLAQLDELGIAPFELVVVNLYPFTQTVASGASPDECVEQIDIGGPSMVRAAAKNHPSVGVIVDPSDYAAVTDAVAAGGFTLAERKALAAKAFRHTADYDVAVASWMSSVVSPDAASESDDADAGSGASGSDGADAGSGASGSDGADAASGSDDAGTASILPVWAGATWERADVLRYGENPHQAAALYTSTSGPAGLAQAQQLHGKAMSFNNFTDGDAAWRAAYDHAEPAVAIIKHANPCGIAVGADIAEAHRRAHACDPVSAYGGVIAANREVSVEMAEQVADVFTEVIIAPSYAAGAVEVLQRKKNVRILVAEAPTAGGIEIRPVSGGVLMQQRDVIDADGDDPANWTLATGEAADEQTLSDLVFAWRACRAVKSNAILLASDGASVGVGMGQVNRVDSAHLAVNRAGDRAQGSVGASDAFFPFPDGLQVLIDGGVRAVVQPGGSIRDNEVIEAAKAAGVTMYLTGSRHFAH, from the coding sequence GTGAACGCAACTGCAGATCGCCGCCCACTCCCTCGTCGAGTGGCAGTGCGGCGCGCCCTGGTCAGCGTCTACGACAAGACCGGACTGACCGAGCTCGCCATCACGCTGCATGCGGCCGACGTCGAGATCGTCTCCACCGGTTCCACCGCCAAGACGATCGCCGCAGCGGGCGTCCCGGTGATCGAGGTCAGCGAGCTGACCGGCTTCCCCGAGTGCCTGGAGGGCCGCGTCAAGACGCTGCACCCGCGCGTGCACGCCGGCGTGTTGGCCGACACCCGTAAGGCCGATCATCTTGCGCAGCTCGATGAGCTGGGCATCGCCCCGTTCGAGCTGGTCGTGGTGAACCTGTACCCGTTCACGCAGACCGTCGCGTCCGGCGCCTCGCCCGACGAGTGCGTCGAGCAGATCGATATCGGCGGACCGTCCATGGTGCGCGCCGCCGCCAAGAACCACCCGTCGGTCGGAGTGATCGTCGACCCGTCCGACTACGCCGCGGTCACCGACGCGGTCGCGGCGGGCGGCTTCACCCTCGCCGAGCGCAAGGCGCTGGCCGCCAAGGCGTTCCGCCACACCGCCGACTACGACGTCGCTGTCGCCTCGTGGATGAGTTCGGTGGTCTCCCCGGACGCCGCGAGCGAGTCCGATGACGCGGACGCCGGGAGCGGAGCGAGCGGGTCCGATGGTGCGGACGCCGGGAGCGGAGCGAGCGGGTCCGATGGTGCGGACGCCGCGAGCGGGTCCGACGATGCCGGCACCGCATCCATTCTCCCGGTCTGGGCCGGTGCCACGTGGGAGCGCGCCGACGTCCTCCGCTACGGCGAGAACCCGCATCAGGCCGCGGCGCTGTACACCTCCACCTCGGGACCGGCCGGGCTCGCGCAGGCGCAGCAGCTGCACGGCAAGGCGATGTCGTTCAACAACTTCACCGACGGCGACGCCGCCTGGCGTGCCGCTTACGACCACGCCGAGCCCGCCGTCGCGATCATCAAGCACGCCAACCCGTGCGGTATCGCCGTGGGCGCCGACATCGCCGAGGCGCACCGTCGCGCTCACGCGTGCGACCCGGTCAGCGCGTACGGCGGGGTGATCGCCGCGAATCGCGAGGTCAGCGTCGAAATGGCCGAGCAGGTCGCCGACGTCTTCACCGAGGTGATCATCGCGCCGTCGTATGCCGCGGGCGCCGTCGAGGTGCTGCAGCGCAAGAAGAACGTCCGCATCCTGGTGGCCGAGGCGCCGACCGCGGGCGGCATCGAGATCCGCCCCGTGTCGGGCGGTGTTCTGATGCAGCAGCGGGATGTGATCGACGCCGACGGCGACGACCCCGCGAACTGGACGCTCGCAACGGGTGAGGCCGCGGACGAGCAGACCCTCTCCGACCTGGTCTTCGCATGGCGTGCCTGCCGTGCGGTCAAGTCGAACGCGATCCTGCTGGCTTCCGACGGCGCGTCCGTCGGCGTCGGCATGGGCCAGGTGAACCGCGTGGACTCCGCGCATCTCGCCGTGAACCGTGCGGGCGACCGCGCGCAGGGCTCGGTCGGCGCGTCGGATGCGTTCTTCCCGTTCCCGGACGGTCTGCAGGTCCTGATCGACGGCGGCGTCCGTGCCGTCGTGCAGCCGGGTGGATCCATCCGCGACAATGAGGTGATCGAGGCGGCCAAGGCCGCGGGCGTCACCATGTACCTCACGGGTTCGCGCCACTTCGCGCACTGA
- a CDS encoding ATP-binding cassette domain-containing protein, protein MTSTGTSAVSARGLTKTYGDVVALDSVDFDIPENTICGLFGRNGAGKTTLMSILTAQNFATSGHAWIYGEEPYENARALSRVCFVRESQKYPDDSRPFRAFAAAKLFFPHWDDEFAQRLITEFRLPMKTRIKKLSRGQLSAVGVIIGLASRAEITFFDEPYLGLDAVARQIFYDRLLADYAEHPRTIVLSSHLIDEISDLIERVLVVDDGALVLDEDADALRCRAVTVVGPAPAVDEFIVGREELHRETLGPVASSTVLGTLTDDDRRRLDALRLTTSTVSLQELIVRFTQHSEQTGATR, encoded by the coding sequence ATGACCAGTACAGGCACCAGTGCCGTCAGCGCCCGCGGCCTGACCAAGACCTACGGCGACGTCGTCGCCCTCGACTCCGTCGACTTCGACATCCCGGAGAACACGATCTGCGGACTCTTCGGCCGCAACGGAGCGGGCAAGACGACGCTCATGTCGATCCTGACCGCACAGAACTTCGCGACCTCCGGCCACGCCTGGATCTACGGCGAGGAGCCGTACGAGAACGCCCGTGCGCTGAGCCGCGTGTGCTTCGTCCGGGAGAGCCAGAAGTACCCGGACGACTCGCGACCGTTCCGCGCGTTCGCCGCGGCGAAGCTGTTCTTCCCCCACTGGGACGACGAGTTCGCGCAGCGCCTCATCACCGAGTTCCGCCTGCCGATGAAGACCAGGATCAAGAAGCTCTCGCGCGGACAGCTGTCCGCGGTGGGCGTGATCATCGGACTGGCGTCTCGCGCCGAGATCACATTCTTCGACGAGCCGTATCTCGGCCTCGACGCGGTCGCCCGACAGATCTTCTACGACCGACTGCTCGCCGACTACGCCGAGCATCCGCGCACCATCGTCCTGTCGAGCCATCTGATCGACGAGATCTCCGATCTCATCGAGCGCGTCCTGGTGGTCGACGACGGCGCACTCGTCCTCGACGAGGACGCCGACGCCCTCCGCTGCCGCGCGGTGACCGTCGTCGGCCCGGCGCCGGCGGTCGACGAGTTCATCGTCGGCCGTGAGGAGCTCCACCGCGAGACCCTCGGGCCGGTCGCATCGTCGACGGTCCTCGGCACCCTCACCGACGACGACCGCCGCCGCCTCGACGCCCTGCGGCTGACCACGTCGACGGTGTCGCTGCAAGAACTGATCGTCCGATTCACCCAGCACTCCGAGCAGACAGGAGCAACCCGATGA
- a CDS encoding VWA domain-containing protein: MARNRFHRSRYRRYTGGPDPLAPPVDLREALKAIGDDVMEGVSPERAMREFLRRGGSSTRGLDRLAEEANRRRRELLRNRNLDGTFDEIRELLDSAVLSERKQLARDLDDDARFAEMQIGSLPASTAQAVRELSDYDWRSPQARADYEKISDLLGREALEQRFSGMKEALEGATEQDRQRIADMLGDLNELLDKHNAGQDSQADFDEFMDKHGEFFPEGPENIDELIDALARRSAAAQQFFNSLTPEQQAELAELSQQAFGSPELMNALGRMDDALRQARPDLNWSGSQEFSGDDPMGMGQGAAALRDIAELEELAEQLSQGYAGAQMEDIDLDALARQLGDEAAVDARTLSELEKALRDQGFFRRDPDGSLKLSPKAMRRLGQAILRDVAAQLSSRGGDRRTDLAGRLGEPTGATREWAFGDTEPWDVTRTVTNAVLRTASDGRDPAAGVEIDVRDVEVTETEARTQAAVVLLVDTSFSMVMEGRWTPMKRTALALNQLISTRFRSDELHLIEFGRLARSTSVDELTGLEPRMEQGTNLHHALILAHRHLRRFPNAQPVLLIVTDGEPTAHLESDGEAFFWYPPHPQTIGLTVRELDHLSRMGAQITFFRLGDDPGLANFIDRVARRIGGRVVAPDVDGLGAAVVGDYLRARRAR, from the coding sequence ATGGCGCGTAACCGATTCCATCGATCCCGGTACCGCCGCTACACCGGCGGGCCGGATCCGCTCGCGCCGCCCGTCGACCTGCGGGAGGCGTTGAAGGCGATCGGCGACGACGTCATGGAGGGCGTGTCACCCGAGCGTGCGATGCGCGAGTTCCTGCGGCGAGGTGGCTCGTCGACGCGCGGTCTGGACCGGCTCGCCGAGGAGGCGAACCGCCGTCGGCGGGAACTGCTGCGGAACCGGAATCTCGACGGCACGTTCGACGAGATCCGCGAACTCCTCGACTCCGCGGTGCTGAGCGAGCGCAAGCAACTCGCCCGTGACCTCGACGACGACGCCCGCTTCGCCGAGATGCAGATCGGCAGTCTGCCCGCGTCCACCGCACAGGCCGTCCGCGAACTCTCCGACTACGACTGGCGCAGCCCGCAGGCACGCGCCGATTACGAGAAGATCTCCGACCTCCTCGGACGGGAGGCGTTGGAGCAGCGCTTCTCCGGGATGAAGGAGGCCCTCGAAGGGGCGACCGAGCAGGACCGGCAGCGGATCGCGGACATGCTCGGCGACCTCAACGAACTGCTCGACAAGCACAATGCCGGACAGGACTCGCAGGCCGACTTCGACGAGTTCATGGACAAGCACGGGGAGTTCTTTCCCGAGGGTCCGGAGAACATCGACGAACTGATCGACGCGCTGGCACGCCGGTCGGCGGCCGCGCAGCAGTTCTTCAACTCGCTCACACCCGAGCAGCAGGCCGAACTGGCCGAGCTCTCGCAGCAGGCGTTCGGTTCGCCCGAGCTGATGAACGCTCTCGGGCGGATGGACGACGCGCTGCGGCAGGCCCGCCCCGATCTGAACTGGAGCGGTTCCCAGGAGTTCTCCGGCGACGATCCGATGGGCATGGGCCAGGGCGCCGCCGCACTGCGCGACATCGCCGAACTCGAAGAACTCGCCGAGCAACTGTCGCAGGGGTACGCGGGCGCGCAGATGGAGGACATCGACCTCGACGCCCTCGCCCGCCAACTCGGCGACGAGGCGGCCGTCGACGCCCGCACCCTGTCGGAGTTGGAGAAGGCCCTGCGCGATCAGGGCTTCTTCCGCCGCGACCCCGACGGCAGCCTCAAACTCAGCCCCAAGGCGATGCGACGACTCGGGCAGGCGATCCTGCGCGACGTCGCCGCGCAGCTGTCCTCGCGGGGCGGGGACCGTCGCACGGATCTCGCCGGCCGACTCGGCGAGCCGACCGGCGCCACCCGCGAATGGGCGTTCGGCGACACCGAACCGTGGGACGTGACCCGCACCGTGACCAACGCGGTGCTGCGTACGGCTTCGGACGGCCGCGATCCCGCGGCCGGGGTCGAGATCGACGTGCGCGATGTGGAGGTCACCGAGACCGAGGCGCGGACGCAGGCAGCCGTCGTACTGCTGGTCGACACATCGTTCTCCATGGTGATGGAGGGTCGGTGGACGCCGATGAAGCGGACCGCGCTCGCCTTGAATCAGCTGATCTCCACGCGCTTCCGTTCCGACGAACTGCACCTGATCGAGTTCGGCAGGCTGGCGCGGTCGACGTCGGTCGACGAGCTGACCGGCCTGGAACCGAGGATGGAGCAGGGCACCAACCTGCACCACGCACTGATACTGGCGCACCGCCACCTGCGGCGGTTCCCTAATGCGCAGCCGGTGCTGCTCATCGTCACCGACGGTGAGCCGACCGCTCACCTCGAGTCCGACGGCGAGGCGTTCTTCTGGTATCCACCGCACCCGCAGACCATCGGACTCACCGTCCGCGAACTCGATCACCTGTCCCGGATGGGCGCCCAGATCACGTTCTTCCGGCTCGGCGACGATCCCGGTCTGGCGAACTTCATCGATCGAGTGGCCCGACGGATCGGTGGGCGCGTCGTGGCGCCCGATGTC
- a CDS encoding maleylpyruvate isomerase family mycothiol-dependent enzyme, which yields MSALTEATPAERHRIVASGFAEQVAATADWSARSPVPEWTARDVVGHLTGWLPEFLAAGGVALRSVTSVDEAPTTAWTEHAAAVQELFDADDADREFTHPYLGTSSLESTIDRIYTADVFMHTWDLARAGARRPDLDPEFATVLLDGLRQMEGVLRSSGQYGPAHAVPGDADPVVALAAFIGRDPNF from the coding sequence ATGAGTGCGCTGACCGAGGCGACGCCCGCCGAGCGCCATCGGATCGTCGCTTCCGGATTCGCCGAGCAGGTCGCCGCGACCGCGGACTGGAGTGCGCGCAGTCCGGTCCCGGAATGGACGGCCCGCGACGTCGTCGGGCACCTGACCGGATGGCTGCCCGAGTTCCTGGCGGCCGGCGGCGTCGCTCTCCGGTCGGTCACGTCGGTCGACGAGGCTCCGACGACGGCATGGACCGAGCATGCTGCGGCCGTCCAGGAGCTGTTCGACGCCGACGACGCCGACCGTGAGTTCACCCACCCGTACCTCGGCACCTCATCGCTCGAATCGACGATCGATCGGATCTACACCGCCGACGTGTTCATGCACACGTGGGATCTCGCACGGGCGGGTGCCAGGCGCCCCGATCTCGATCCCGAGTTCGCGACCGTGCTCCTGGACGGGCTGCGCCAGATGGAGGGCGTCCTGCGATCCTCCGGTCAATACGGTCCGGCGCATGCGGTTCCCGGCGACGCCGACCCCGTCGTCGCGCTGGCGGCGTTCATCGGTCGCGATCCGAACTTCTGA
- a CDS encoding YchJ family protein: MCDSGRVDKRCPCGSGETLDACCGRYLGGAAAPTAEALMRSRFTAFAVGDEPYLLASWHPNTRPDGCAIDPGTRWLHLSIDDVVDGSPFHDSGVVEFTAVYRDADGRGDLHERSTFARVDGRWFYVSGVHS, encoded by the coding sequence GTGTGCGATTCTGGGCGGGTGGATAAGCGATGCCCGTGTGGAAGCGGAGAGACGCTCGACGCCTGCTGTGGCCGGTATCTCGGCGGGGCGGCGGCGCCGACGGCGGAGGCCCTGATGCGCAGCAGATTCACCGCGTTCGCCGTCGGCGACGAACCGTATCTGCTGGCGTCCTGGCATCCGAACACGCGGCCGGACGGCTGCGCGATCGACCCGGGGACGCGCTGGCTGCATCTGAGCATCGACGACGTCGTCGACGGCTCGCCGTTCCACGACAGCGGCGTCGTGGAGTTCACCGCCGTCTACCGTGACGCCGACGGTCGTGGCGATCTGCATGAACGGAGCACTTTCGCACGCGTCGACGGGCGCTGGTTCTACGTGTCGGGCGTGCATTCGTAG
- a CDS encoding GntR family transcriptional regulator codes for MIDDGRPLFHQIADTVSDSIIDGSLDEESRAPSTNELAAFYRINPATAAKGVNMLVDKGVLYKRRGVGMFVATGARDLLRRERQQAFADRFIEPLLSEADRLGLAPDDLVALILDRSAHHSPEGDPR; via the coding sequence ATGATCGACGACGGCAGACCCCTCTTCCATCAGATCGCAGACACCGTGTCGGACTCGATCATCGACGGCAGCCTCGACGAGGAGTCCCGAGCACCGTCGACCAACGAGTTGGCCGCGTTCTACCGAATCAATCCGGCGACAGCAGCGAAAGGCGTGAACATGCTGGTCGACAAGGGAGTCCTCTACAAACGACGCGGCGTCGGCATGTTCGTGGCGACCGGCGCCCGCGACCTGCTCCGGCGCGAACGACAGCAGGCGTTCGCCGACCGCTTCATCGAACCCCTGCTGTCCGAGGCCGACCGTCTGGGCCTGGCGCCCGACGACCTCGTCGCCCTCATTCTCGACCGTTCGGCCCACCACTCCCCGGAAGGAGACCCCCGATGA
- a CDS encoding magnesium chelatase: MADQSTQAPQISTVGELRASDHVERSVRDEIRHNLLAALRSGDDPWPGVLGFDDTVIPQLERALIAGHDVVMLGERGQGKTRLLRTLSGLLDEWTPVIAGSDLDEHPFTPILPESIRRAEELGDDLPIEWRHRTERYREKLATPDTSVADLVGDIDPMKVAEGRSLGDPETIHFGLIPRSHRGIIAINELPDLAERIQVSMLNVMEERDVQVRGYSLRLPLDVIVTASANPEDYTNRGRIITPLKDRFGAEIRTHYPLDLDDEIDVVEQEADLVASVPTYLVEALARFTRYAREHPSIDQRSGVSARFSIAAAETVAAAALHRSAVTGEELPVARPVDLQSVIEVLRGKIEFESGEEGRELEILDYLLRKSVADVVRAHLGGVDMRPLVTALENGQPVLTGDRVPAAEVIDAIGDDAAVMKVVDEIAGRLDALEPAERASALELALEGLYLARRIGKDEDDYGRTTYSVAVVDDELEADGA; encoded by the coding sequence GTGGCAGATCAATCCACCCAAGCGCCCCAGATCAGTACCGTCGGCGAGCTCCGTGCGTCCGATCACGTCGAACGCAGTGTGCGCGACGAGATCCGGCACAACCTGCTGGCGGCCCTCCGTTCCGGCGACGACCCGTGGCCGGGCGTCCTCGGTTTCGACGACACGGTGATCCCGCAGCTCGAACGCGCGCTCATCGCCGGGCACGACGTCGTCATGCTCGGCGAGCGCGGGCAGGGCAAGACCCGCCTGCTTCGCACCCTGTCGGGGCTGCTCGACGAGTGGACGCCGGTCATCGCCGGCTCCGACCTCGACGAGCATCCCTTCACGCCGATCCTGCCGGAGTCGATCCGGCGCGCCGAGGAACTCGGCGACGACCTGCCGATCGAGTGGCGTCACCGCACCGAACGGTACCGGGAGAAGCTGGCGACCCCGGACACGTCGGTGGCCGACCTCGTCGGCGACATCGATCCGATGAAGGTCGCCGAGGGACGCAGTCTGGGCGATCCGGAGACCATTCACTTCGGGCTGATCCCGCGTTCGCACCGCGGCATCATCGCGATCAACGAGCTGCCCGACCTCGCCGAGCGCATCCAGGTGTCGATGCTCAACGTGATGGAGGAGCGTGACGTCCAGGTCCGCGGGTACAGCCTGCGACTGCCGCTCGACGTCATCGTCACCGCCAGCGCCAACCCGGAGGACTACACGAACCGCGGTCGCATCATCACGCCGCTCAAGGACCGGTTCGGCGCCGAGATCCGTACGCACTACCCGCTCGACCTGGACGATGAGATCGACGTCGTGGAGCAGGAGGCCGACCTCGTCGCGAGCGTCCCGACCTATCTGGTCGAAGCGCTCGCCCGCTTCACGCGCTACGCCCGCGAGCATCCCTCGATCGACCAGCGGTCCGGTGTCTCGGCGCGCTTCTCGATCGCGGCCGCCGAGACCGTCGCCGCGGCGGCCCTGCACCGGTCGGCGGTGACCGGGGAGGAGTTGCCCGTCGCCCGCCCGGTGGACCTGCAGTCGGTCATCGAGGTGCTGCGCGGCAAGATCGAGTTCGAGTCGGGCGAAGAGGGCCGCGAACTGGAGATCCTCGACTACCTGCTTCGCAAGTCGGTGGCCGACGTCGTCCGCGCACATCTCGGGGGAGTGGACATGCGCCCGCTGGTCACCGCCCTCGAGAACGGTCAGCCGGTGCTCACCGGCGATCGGGTGCCCGCCGCCGAGGTCATCGACGCGATCGGTGACGACGCCGCGGTGATGAAGGTGGTCGACGAGATCGCGGGTCGCCTCGACGCACTGGAACCGGCCGAACGCGCCAGCGCTCTCGAACTCGCTCTGGAGGGCCTGTACCTGGCCCGTCGGATCGGCAAGGACGAGGACGACTACGGACGCACCACCTACTCGGTGGCCGTCGTCGACGACGAGCTCGAAGCTGATGGCGCGTAA
- a CDS encoding TauD/TfdA dioxygenase family protein — translation MTTFIDRAVVTAGVEFDLAQIGPTHGATISGFDVASASDAQIAALRVALADYKVLVLRGQDLTDAEHVEFAARLGDLTVGHPVWDSGDVPDEVYALDSSDNGFADVWHTDVTFMPRPPAASILRPLVLPDLGGDTNWADAAAAYASLSAPMQRLADELVAVHDGEREFGYYLQQRRAGRGNVWDGQEVTRLTPVRQPVVRIHPETGRKSLFVNPGFTAYIEGVSDAESRGLLDAFYAHLTKPEHIVRHRWSLGDVVLWDNRSTAHYANRDYTQRRVMHRVTLRGDRPTGPQGVVEPFVEQES, via the coding sequence ATGACCACATTCATCGACCGTGCCGTCGTCACCGCCGGAGTCGAGTTCGACCTGGCGCAGATCGGCCCGACGCACGGTGCCACGATCTCCGGATTCGACGTCGCGTCCGCCTCCGACGCACAGATCGCCGCGCTGCGCGTCGCTCTCGCCGACTACAAGGTGCTGGTCCTGCGCGGCCAGGACCTCACCGACGCCGAGCACGTCGAGTTCGCCGCCCGACTCGGCGACCTCACCGTCGGCCACCCGGTGTGGGACAGCGGCGACGTGCCCGACGAGGTGTACGCCCTCGACAGCAGCGACAACGGGTTCGCCGACGTCTGGCACACCGACGTGACGTTCATGCCGCGCCCGCCCGCCGCGTCGATTCTCCGGCCGCTGGTGCTGCCCGACCTCGGTGGCGACACGAACTGGGCCGATGCCGCGGCCGCGTACGCCTCGCTGTCGGCACCGATGCAGCGCCTGGCCGACGAACTCGTGGCCGTGCACGACGGCGAACGCGAGTTCGGGTACTACCTGCAGCAGCGTCGCGCGGGCCGCGGGAACGTCTGGGACGGCCAGGAGGTGACACGACTGACGCCGGTCCGCCAGCCGGTCGTGCGCATCCATCCGGAGACCGGTCGCAAGTCGCTGTTCGTCAACCCGGGATTCACCGCGTACATCGAGGGGGTGTCCGACGCCGAGAGTCGTGGACTCCTCGACGCGTTCTACGCGCACCTGACGAAACCGGAGCACATCGTGCGACACCGGTGGAGCCTCGGCGACGTGGTGCTGTGGGACAACCGGAGCACCGCGCACTACGCGAACCGCGACTACACGCAGCGGCGTGTGATGCACCGTGTCACCCTGCGCGGCGACCGGCCTACCGGACCGCAGGGCGTCGTCGAACCGTTCGTCGAACAGGAGTCGTGA
- a CDS encoding SRPBCC family protein — MTDERIEVTRDVPAPPAEIFDVLRRPYGHIAIDASGMLQSATGDAVAQVGDSFVVHMDRESLGDVDLGKYDVEVKITAYAPDREIAWTIFGTIEPPIGHVYGYRLDPIANGTRVTSYYDWSDAHPKWKPIFPVISESSLKATLGILERAVRLGYPDPTRG, encoded by the coding sequence ATGACCGACGAACGCATCGAAGTGACCCGGGACGTCCCCGCGCCGCCCGCCGAGATCTTCGACGTCCTCCGCCGCCCGTACGGCCACATCGCGATCGACGCGTCCGGGATGCTGCAGTCCGCCACCGGCGACGCCGTCGCACAGGTCGGCGACTCGTTCGTCGTTCACATGGACCGCGAATCACTCGGCGACGTGGACCTCGGCAAATACGACGTCGAAGTGAAGATCACCGCATACGCGCCCGACCGGGAGATCGCCTGGACGATCTTCGGCACCATCGAGCCGCCGATCGGACACGTCTACGGGTACCGCCTGGACCCGATCGCGAACGGAACGCGAGTCACCTCGTACTACGACTGGTCCGACGCCCACCCGAAGTGGAAGCCGATCTTCCCGGTGATCAGCGAGTCGTCGTTGAAGGCCACGCTCGGCATCCTCGAACGCGCGGTGCGTCTGGGCTATCCGGATCCCACGCGGGGCTGA
- a CDS encoding SRPBCC family protein, with protein MNAHPQASIDADPTLPLVRITRDFAATPAQLMRAHTHPELFSRWVGPDGMTNRIVTWDARNGGEWRYVAGRDGEEYGFRGCFHTIGDDVIVQTFTFEGMPDDVSLETLRFEDLGDGRTRLHAQSLVDSMEGRDAWLASGMEVGVDQGYVKLDALLADEGR; from the coding sequence ATGAACGCACACCCGCAGGCGTCGATCGACGCCGACCCGACCCTTCCGCTCGTCCGCATCACTCGAGACTTCGCGGCGACTCCCGCCCAACTCATGCGGGCGCACACCCATCCCGAGCTGTTCTCCCGCTGGGTGGGCCCCGACGGCATGACCAATCGCATCGTCACCTGGGACGCTCGTAACGGCGGCGAGTGGCGGTACGTCGCGGGCCGCGACGGCGAGGAGTACGGCTTCCGCGGCTGCTTCCACACCATCGGCGACGACGTCATCGTCCAGACCTTCACGTTCGAGGGAATGCCCGACGACGTCTCGCTCGAGACCCTGCGATTCGAGGATCTCGGCGACGGCCGGACGCGGTTGCACGCGCAGTCGCTCGTCGACAGCATGGAAGGACGCGACGCCTGGCTGGCATCAGGGATGGAGGTCGGCGTCGACCAGGGGTACGTCAAGCTCGACGCGCTGCTCGCGGACGAGGGCCGATGA